One Papaver somniferum cultivar HN1 chromosome 10, ASM357369v1, whole genome shotgun sequence genomic window carries:
- the LOC113318987 gene encoding wee1-like protein kinase isoform X2, with amino-acid sequence MKKKTLKRSNIKTTTTTTSSISKRGRKSNQMKSTPITVKLGQLSVVPSNHSSSSGLQIPQRQEINNINQSSSSNHPVDVVDLDNAVVADDKDRILSQDFFCTPDYITPDGQQISNYFLDGGDKENIPCPRSPEKSNTYTLRSKRQRQDGFSIGSLSPIFPCQQEVMKSALDTSGSDSLAEKPSVIGLQDDCNNVSRSAIEHLSESLGVDEPRKEEPFVIGTEKKKSYVSQTAVALRCRVMPPPCLRNPYIKDTAEMDLDPFGNRRSKSAGVCFTVANGDGISRYRTDFHEIGQIGHGNFSRVFKVLKRIDGCMYAVKHSIRQLHQDTERRQALMEVQALAALGYHKNVVGYYTSWFENEQLFIQMELCDGSLSIKRSSQSFTEDEALDVMHQIALALMFIHERGIAHLDVKPDNIYVKNGVYKLGDFGCATLLDKSLPIEEGDARYMPREILNDNYDYLDKVDIFSLGAAILELVKGSPLPDSGPQLMNLREGKIPLLPGHSIQFQNLVKGLG; translated from the exons atgaagaagaaaaccctaaaaagaagCAATATTAAAACTACTACTACTACCACTAGTAGTATTAGTAAAAGAGGGAGGAAAAGCAATCAAATGAAGAGTACACCAATTACTGTGAAGCTAGGTCAACTTTCAGTCGTACCTTCTAACCATTCCTCTTCTTCTGGACTCCAGATCCCTCAACGCCAAGAAATCAATAATATCAATCAGTCTTCTTCGTCGAATCATCCTGTTGATGTCGTAGATCTCGATAATGCTGTTGTTGctgatgataaggatcgcatcctCAGTCAAGACTTTTTCTG TACTCCGGACTATATTACCCCCGATGGGCAACAAATCAGCAACTATTTTTTGGATGGTGGTGACAAG GAGAATATCCCGTGTCCTAGATCGCCAGAAAAGTCTAACACGTATACATTGAGAAGCAAAAGACAACGGCAAG ATGGATTCTCGATCGGTTCTCTCAGTCCCATTTTCCCCTGCCAACAAGAAGTAATGAAGTCTGCATTGGATACATCTGGATCAGATAGTTTAGCAGAAAAACCATCTGTAATTGGATTGCAGGACGATTGCAATAATGTTTCACGATCTGCGATAGAACATTTATCAGAATCTTTAGGTGTGGATGAACCTAGAAAAGAAGAACCATTTGTTATtggaacagaaaagaagaaaagctaTGTTTCACAAACAGCGGTAGCTCTCCGTTGTCGGGTTATGCCTCCTCCTTGCTTAAGGAACCCATATATAAAGGATACAGCAGAAATGGATCTTGATCCATTTGGCAACCGAAGATCAAAGTCTGCAG GTGTTTGCTTCACAGTTGCCAATGGAGACGGCATTTCTCGCTACCGCACAGATTTCCATGAAATTGGG CAAATTGGCCATGGGAACTTCAGTCGCGTCTTCAAAGTCTTGAAGAGGATTGATGGTTGTATGTATGCTGTGAAACATAGCATAAGGCAGTTGCATCAGGACACGGAGAG GAGACAAGCGTTGATGGAGGTCCAAGCTCTAGCTGCGTTGG GGTATCACAAAAATGTTGTGGGGTACTACACGTCTTGGTTTGAAAATGAGCAACTCTTCATTCAAATGGAGCTATGCGATGGCAGTCTATCAATCAAGAGATCCTCTCAGTCATTTACAGAAGATGAAGCATTGGATGTTATGCATCAG ATTGCCTTGGCGTTGATGTTCATACATGAGCGAGGGATTGCCCACTTAGATGTGAAACCTGATAATATTTATGTTAAGAATGGTGTTTATAAGCTTGGCGATTTTGGTTGTGCGACTCTCCTGGATAAAAGCTTACCCATAGAAGAAGGGGATGCTCGCTACATGCCTCGGGAAATTCTCAATGACAATTATGATTATCTCGATAAAGTAGATATCTTCTCTCTTGGAGCCGCTATTCTTGAGCTGGTCAAAGGATCACCTTTGCCTGATTCTGGGCCACAGCTGATGAAccttagagaaggaaaaatccctCTCCTTCCTGGACATTCTATTCAGTTTCAGAACTTGGTCAAG GGACTTGGTTAA
- the LOC113318987 gene encoding wee1-like protein kinase isoform X1: MKKKTLKRSNIKTTTTTTSSISKRGRKSNQMKSTPITVKLGQLSVVPSNHSSSSGLQIPQRQEINNINQSSSSNHPVDVVDLDNAVVADDKDRILSQDFFCTPDYITPDGQQISNYFLDGGDKENIPCPRSPEKSNTYTLRSKRQRQDGFSIGSLSPIFPCQQEVMKSALDTSGSDSLAEKPSVIGLQDDCNNVSRSAIEHLSESLGVDEPRKEEPFVIGTEKKKSYVSQTAVALRCRVMPPPCLRNPYIKDTAEMDLDPFGNRRSKSAGVCFTVANGDGISRYRTDFHEIGQIGHGNFSRVFKVLKRIDGCMYAVKHSIRQLHQDTERRQALMEVQALAALGYHKNVVGYYTSWFENEQLFIQMELCDGSLSIKRSSQSFTEDEALDVMHQIALALMFIHERGIAHLDVKPDNIYVKNGVYKLGDFGCATLLDKSLPIEEGDARYMPREILNDNYDYLDKVDIFSLGAAILELVKGSPLPDSGPQLMNLREGKIPLLPGHSIQFQNLVKVMVDPDPVRRPSARDLVKNPIFDRVCKSSRTT, translated from the exons atgaagaagaaaaccctaaaaagaagCAATATTAAAACTACTACTACTACCACTAGTAGTATTAGTAAAAGAGGGAGGAAAAGCAATCAAATGAAGAGTACACCAATTACTGTGAAGCTAGGTCAACTTTCAGTCGTACCTTCTAACCATTCCTCTTCTTCTGGACTCCAGATCCCTCAACGCCAAGAAATCAATAATATCAATCAGTCTTCTTCGTCGAATCATCCTGTTGATGTCGTAGATCTCGATAATGCTGTTGTTGctgatgataaggatcgcatcctCAGTCAAGACTTTTTCTG TACTCCGGACTATATTACCCCCGATGGGCAACAAATCAGCAACTATTTTTTGGATGGTGGTGACAAG GAGAATATCCCGTGTCCTAGATCGCCAGAAAAGTCTAACACGTATACATTGAGAAGCAAAAGACAACGGCAAG ATGGATTCTCGATCGGTTCTCTCAGTCCCATTTTCCCCTGCCAACAAGAAGTAATGAAGTCTGCATTGGATACATCTGGATCAGATAGTTTAGCAGAAAAACCATCTGTAATTGGATTGCAGGACGATTGCAATAATGTTTCACGATCTGCGATAGAACATTTATCAGAATCTTTAGGTGTGGATGAACCTAGAAAAGAAGAACCATTTGTTATtggaacagaaaagaagaaaagctaTGTTTCACAAACAGCGGTAGCTCTCCGTTGTCGGGTTATGCCTCCTCCTTGCTTAAGGAACCCATATATAAAGGATACAGCAGAAATGGATCTTGATCCATTTGGCAACCGAAGATCAAAGTCTGCAG GTGTTTGCTTCACAGTTGCCAATGGAGACGGCATTTCTCGCTACCGCACAGATTTCCATGAAATTGGG CAAATTGGCCATGGGAACTTCAGTCGCGTCTTCAAAGTCTTGAAGAGGATTGATGGTTGTATGTATGCTGTGAAACATAGCATAAGGCAGTTGCATCAGGACACGGAGAG GAGACAAGCGTTGATGGAGGTCCAAGCTCTAGCTGCGTTGG GGTATCACAAAAATGTTGTGGGGTACTACACGTCTTGGTTTGAAAATGAGCAACTCTTCATTCAAATGGAGCTATGCGATGGCAGTCTATCAATCAAGAGATCCTCTCAGTCATTTACAGAAGATGAAGCATTGGATGTTATGCATCAG ATTGCCTTGGCGTTGATGTTCATACATGAGCGAGGGATTGCCCACTTAGATGTGAAACCTGATAATATTTATGTTAAGAATGGTGTTTATAAGCTTGGCGATTTTGGTTGTGCGACTCTCCTGGATAAAAGCTTACCCATAGAAGAAGGGGATGCTCGCTACATGCCTCGGGAAATTCTCAATGACAATTATGATTATCTCGATAAAGTAGATATCTTCTCTCTTGGAGCCGCTATTCTTGAGCTGGTCAAAGGATCACCTTTGCCTGATTCTGGGCCACAGCTGATGAAccttagagaaggaaaaatccctCTCCTTCCTGGACATTCTATTCAGTTTCAGAACTTGGTCAAG GTGATGGTGGATCCTGACCCTGTTCGACGACCTTCTGCCAGGGACTTGGTTAAAAACCCAATCTTTGACAGAGTCTGTAAATCTTCAAGAACCACGTAA
- the LOC113315822 gene encoding uncharacterized protein LOC113315822 has protein sequence MLKYPGLWVTRTTSAVRFAVSIEGPSKTLTFPRVLQAAMQNLHRIVSRISSISPFTTRSSIPWRNCSTISSGNPYIDTASEHDSWENFGSSSDPDFDSVFSFPTELTGERSNEMVSLKLSRRIEDKQVRGDTYWDSILSRSNGLTKEQQVNGKKTSGNSSRTSSTLSSSSLNEGGEFGMVEEVFDDALKDEMYKLHKENPEVYTIKKLAIDYGIMVQRVSAILFLKEIEEEEEEMKKLGRSLDDYVEMLLDVFPEFFDPLSNKEFNVSSLPNECDLTVMHEGWDELLEILKKCAMKYQSRRMKCCVKN, from the coding sequence ATGCTAAAATATCCGGGTTTGTGGGTGACTCGCACGACTTCTGCTGTTCGTTTCGCAGTATCTATCGAGGGTCCAAGCAAAACCTTAACCTTTCCCCGTGTGCTACAAGCTGCGATGCAAAACCTTCATCGAATTGTCTCTCGAATCTCTTCGATATCACCATTCACTACCAGATCTTCGATTCCATGGAGAAACTGCTCAACAATTTCTTCTGGTAATCCCTACATTGATACTGCAAGCGAGCATGATTCATGGGAAAATTTTGGATCGTCAAGTGACCCAGATTTCGATTCTGTTTTTTCATTTCCTACTGAATTAACTGGTGAACGTTCTAATGAGATGGTCTCTTTGAAACTCTCAAGAAGAATAGAGGATAAACAAGTTCGTGGTGACACTTATTGGGATTCTATTTTATCAAGGTCAAATGGATTGACTAAAGAACAACAAGTTAATGGGAAAAAAACATCTGGGAATTCCTCGAGGACTTCTTCAACATTGTCGTCTTCTTCCTTGAATGAAGGAGGTGAGTTTGGGATGGTTGAAGAGGTGTTCGATGATGCCTTGAAAGATGAAATGTATAAATTGCATAAGGAGAATCCTGAAGTTTATACTATTAAAAAATTGGCGATAGATTATGGAATAATGGTGCAAAGGGTTTCTGCGATATTGTTTTTGAAGGAaatagaggaggaggaagaagagatgaagaagCTTGGACGTTCTTTGGATGATTATGTTGAAATGTTGCTTGATGTTTTTCCGGAGTTTTTTGATCCCCTATCTAATAAGGAATTTAATGTGTCTTCCCTTCCCAATGAATGTGATTTGACAGTAATGCATGAGGGTTGGGATGAGCTACTGGAGATTCTGAAGAAGTGTGCTATGAAATATCAGTCAAGGAGGATGAAATGCTGTGTCAAGAATTAG